From the Trifolium pratense cultivar HEN17-A07 linkage group LG4, ARS_RC_1.1, whole genome shotgun sequence genome, the window TGTCGTGTATGTTTAGTATCTAAGTGAGTATGCCAGAATCATGGTGATCCATCGTGATTTTGCAGAAtgtagcttttgaaaaatcatAGTGGATCACCCTGATTTTAACACATTCGCGGTGATACTAAACATAAGCATCATCATATGATCAATCATTGGGTGGCAGCATGCATATCTTTATAACTACACACATCCAACACAGCTGTAGGGTAAGTTTTGACACATGTCAAGCTCACAGCAATGCAGAGTAAAATCCTAGCTGGAAAATGACAAAAAACATGCTTCTTTTGGGCAatgttttgaattgtttttCCCTCCCCTTCTGTTATGTAAAATTGGGTCAAATACATTGAGTCCAACATAATCTGGCCCAACAAAGCCCAGTCCTTGAACATAGAAAAGCTTCACGCCAAACTGAAAAACAAAGAAGCAAGAAGACCTTCCTTTGAGCCGTCCCTTTCACGGTTTCACATATTGCAGGTTTGCAGGAAGCAGGCTAGAATCCAAAAACCTCAGTCTGGACTCTGGATACATGTTAGGTTagaatcaatttcaaatttcaaattctccCTCTCCTCAATATCATAACTCACTTTCTTTCTCATGGATTTCAATTCTTCTCTCATCAGCTCTCTCTCATTCTCTCCGATAtcttcaccaccaccaacaTGTTCACCGCCATCACTTTCTTTCTCATTGATGTCTAATTTTCTGTTTATATTTGCAAAATTAAGTTCTCTTCTCAATCAAATCCTCCGACCGGTTTTAAGAACATCCTCTCCAGTGGCTTCTTCAAATAGCAAGGTTTCAACATGCTTCTTAATCCCTTCCTTATTTCATGATTTGATTTCATattctaattttgattttttttctcccaatgttttattgtttcacAAATTAGGGTTTGATTTGGTAAGTTTTCTGAACtttgaatttttcaattttcccCTTCTGAGTTGTGTTTGATTTCAGTTTTTTGTGAATATTATAATCTGATTTGAGTAGTAATTAGTTGCTTCTTCATTTCtcacatagttttttttttgtgcaatcaGAGACTGTTACTCATGAATTTGAGGAAAAAGGTACATCATTTGTCAGTATTAGCTTTAGTTTGATGAATTTGGAGGTAGATATTCTCTCTCCCTAATTTACATGGTTTTTTTTctagaattttttctttgaaagcAGCAACGTTTGTAGTTACTGCTCTCATGGTATTTGTAGTTACTGCTCTCATGGTATTTGTAGTTGCTGCTTTCAAGAGGGTTTCACTCTCATGGTTTTGTTGTTTCTGTGAAGAGTTTAAAGGTATATTTACATTGCTATTTACTATATTTATGCAATTTCTTCAACGTTCATTTccacatttcatttttctcttcaatttagTTTTTTGTGATGCCTCTGTTCACCATTTGCTTTAGATTAGTCTTTTTGATCAAGCTATATTTATATGAAAGaggtttgtttgaatttgaattagtGTATTGAATATGAAAAAGTATCTTCTAACAAACCATAATGAAGTATTCAAGAGAAGGCAGACTTATTTTAGTATCCTGCTTGCAGGTAGTACTAAGTTAAAACTAAGCTTTAAGAATATGCTTGCATGTAGTACTAAGTTCAAAACatatatacacataaaaatattgattaGAATGAATTGTATTGTGTATGCATGATATTTATTAGGTttagggaaaaaaattattgtgaaATAAGTTAGTTTGATTGAATGTGTTTTACAAACTTTGAGACTAAATATATTTGGGCAACACTACATCCTCAAAATTAGTTGATATGGTTAGTGATATGTGGTTTTTTGCATAACCACATGCTGCATTCTTGCTAGCATTTGGATTGAAAGATAGGTCTCATGTTGAACCTTCTATTCATAAATGCATATGGAACTAATTTTGAAAAAGCTACGGATCAATAAGGGGAAATCAATGATAATAAGTAAAATCTCATTCTTAATTcaaaatatgtaaatttttaAAGCAGTTTTCTgaaatttttcaaatatcaacTGAAAAGTCTGTTTGGATTCTGGTGTTATGAAGCACACTACATGTAGTAGTTCTCTCCTTCTCCTCCTCACCATTACATGTCTTTGTGTATGATTTGACTTTGAACTTgaataaaattgaattgaaaactTGACCTGTCTACAGACTACTACTTCTTTATTCATGGTTATATTTTGATTCAACAATATGATTAAGttcttttaaatttgttttctaATTTTGTGTTGTTGCTTTTGCTTATGCAAATAGGATGGTTATAAGAAGCCGAATAGTAAATAAGGGAAACTCCTatgattaaataaatctcaACAGTTGATGTATACAATTAGATTGattgttttatgtattatttgCTGATTTTGATGACATGAGTTGTAAggttttctttatctttttctagGTGAAATGAAAACCGCATTGAATTACAAAGACTGCCATATTCATTATCATGTTTGTGTATTTTGAAATTTGGATTCAATCGTATAAGCATTGAACTGAAGCTTACAAAATTTCAGACTCATTGCGCCTAATTTAATGTTTCCTTTTACTTTGTAAATTTGTAAACCTTATTTTGTTTCTAAAACTTTTGCGAGGTTCAACGGTTGCTGATGTCTTAATTTGGAGTTGTACTCAGATTGGGTTCATCGAATGCTTATCCTTAGTTAGACCAAGCATTATAGTTTTCTACATTCTTTCAACTGATTTTCTACATTTTGTCTGCACGTGACATTtacaattttctatattttgaattatttagaTTTTGATCTGTTATGCTCAGAATAGGAACAAACTACAAGATGAATTACTTTTGTCACGACTGTTACAATGGAGATTAACATTAGCTGAGTGGTTGATGTCATGGAATTTTAATATTGCTATCATAAATAGTTGAAGGGAGATTGATTAAAGAGGATGAAGGGAGCATAACTCAAACTATGAGTGTATAATGTAATTGATAGGAATCAAGTTTCAATGTAGAATTGGAAGTAGAAGGTTATGATCAAATGGTGAGGATCATTGTGAGGtcattcattttctttcttttattgttgtCATTGATATTGATCTTCACTTTATTATCTACTACTGGTTGTTTTTTGACAGAGGATTTCCTTCCTCCACATGGGCTATGGAGATGGATGCATAAGCAAAACAATTTAAGAAGTACAAGCTCTAAAGGTCAGTAATTAAGCACTCAGTTAATTGTTTATTTAATCAGTCACTTTTGTTGTAAAAAATAACCTTTCGTGTTTTAAGAAAGTTAAGCACAACAATTACATCGACATGACTCTGAAGACTTATGTGGAAATTTTTGGAGATTAATAAGTATACTAAAATTTGTATTAGTATAACTCAGTTTGTAATGTTCTATAAAGTTTACAAAAGTAACTTCTGATTAGTTAAAATGATAGTTTAAAGGTCACTTTGCACATATAAGTGTATATGGAAGCACCTACGGgaaattattttaagaaatttttgctCTCATGAGTACTTATACATGTGGTCCTTTATATGGATTATTGATTGTTTTGCTGCATTTGTGTGTTCTATTTTGTCATAGataagattaaaattaaaattttaattcttAGACATCTGCCTTCTTATTTGGTATTGAGGTTTATTATGACTGTAGTATTATAACTTTGATATAGTCAATTATGCCTCTTATACACAGATAGCTTACTAATTAAATTTCTGTTGTACATAGAACTTGATGCACTTTATATTTTGCTAAACTAATGCAACGCCACATTCCAAGaaatttaaatatacttatataCTTATGTTCTTGAAGAAGcttcttttatatttatataattgctTTATATCAAGTTGCTGACATGTACAATTGTACAACAAATCAATTGCAGCATTGTTTAAGACTCATAGAAGAGCAACTTATTTCAACTTAAAAAGGCCACTGAAAGTTATACTCAAAATTGGTCGGGACTTTATACCCAATACCAAGTAATTGGCGCACATAATGTGCCATATACAAGTAGAAAAGCATGAAACCAGTTTAATACAAGTACCAGTTCTCATACTACAAGGAAACTCTAGAGTTTGTGGAAGGTCAGCTAAAGCCTGAGTGCATCTATGATAGACacaattttcattttacttGCTTGATACAGTATCTCAATTTCTATTGTATTGTGTCATATTAATGTTTTGTACACTGCAGTTTATATTTGTATAATGTCTCAACTTATATATAAGAGGTAGAGATTGAGCACATTCTATTTGTATTGCCTTATTTTTCACCCTTTACTTTATTTATAGTGCAGAATCGAAAGCACtcaataaattttaaccaatatatAAGTTTAAAAAACATTTATGTAGACTCAAATTTTGCACTTTGATGTAAAATAAGAATACTTTGATGTATCAATGACATTCCAACCTAAGGGATGTCAATgtaattttctcttttatacACATGAGAGGATGTacgattttgacttttgaatcttattttggtgtttttttatcaggtggtttgttattttctaaCTCCAAgtgatatctcatctaattacattaatttttggtTAGAAATTCTAACTTAATAATACAACATAGtgatataatttaagttttagcatTAATAAATTCCAacttttatatctctaaaaaacacACGAGAGACCGTacgattttgacttttgaatcttattttgggttttttttttatcaggtggttttttattttctattttactttttaagttAATAGGTTATTGTATTTTCTACATTActctacaattttattttattttacacaaTATGTTTAAGATAATTTCTCAATCCGTCTCCCAAAAACGCGAGGGCTTGCCATAACCGTATTTTTAGTACTTCTATCATTTGATAACTGAACACCCATATTTTGTACTAGATGAATTTTATTCTTGAAGAAGGAGTTCAGGTCAAAAGGTTTTTGGAGATAAACATCAATGATGGTCATGTAAATGGGAGAAATATCTTGGTaacaatatagttttttttttttttaatatttgtctgattgttatatttaaaaaatcttatgtcattatttaatcatataagCTATTTGTgtcccgtgcgttgcacgggtccGATTACTAGTTTGTAACAAATATCCGCAGCTACATAGtgaacataaacataaattaataactGAAGTTTGATATGGAAAACttaagacaaaaacaaaaagaagaataaatacTTAAGACATACTTGTTTAAGGggttacttaattaattaacattaaCAATGAAAAATTAAGAATCACTAATTAAAAGAAGGAGCAACAACAACAGAAGAATAAACCTTAGAACTTCCAAATGAAATTCCACTACACCCTATAGCAGAACCTTCACCTTCATCAGCAACAGAACAAACAATAGTTTCTTCGACAATCGCGTCGTCGAGCTGATCATTTTTCCATGGCATCATGAAACTAGAATAAacagatgaagaagatgaaactGCATGGTTTTTCATCATTGCATGTTTAAGAAGCTGAAAAGCTCTTGGATTCTTTCCTAAAATGCTGAAATCTTGTTCATGAGTATTTGGAAAATTTGTTTTTGCATTTCTTCCTCTAAGAATTCTTGCAGCAGAGTCATAAGACATAGCAGCATCTTCTGCTCTGTCAAATGTTCCTAACCATAGTCTTAGTTTCTGTGATGAGTCTTTGATCTCAGCTATCCATCTTCCTGAAGGTCTCTGTCTTACTCCTAGATACTTTTTCTGACCCTTGTTTGatatttttggaattttcttGAGAGTACTAGTTTTTTTGTTCTCATTGGATTTATCTATTTCATGAGAGATTAAAGacatgtttttgttgttgtgagTTTGATGAGTTTGGTTTGGAAGTTTTGAGGTGTCTTTGTTTTCCATTAGAGTTGGAGAAAAAAGGTTAGTCGTTTATGAAAACAAAGTTGAGGACTAATTGATCATTAACAAATTAATGGCTTATGTAACCATGAGGTTGATGAATGAggaaattaataatatttttttgtcatggtTTTGTCTCTTCTTTGACAATATACCAGCTTCTTACGTGTTTAAATTTTGACGGTGAAATTAGAAGAATCGTGAATCAGAGTGagtttttatataattttgccaaaaattacactttaaatttttaaaaaattgtctgTGATTTTTTCAACCTCACCCTCAGTTCAAACAtacatttaatttgttattattttgacgaaattgttattattataagtcTCACTTTTGagattttcttatttttttcatataagaaTGTTTTTCAAAATTACACATGTGTTAgggaaaaattaattattaaaaggcatctcattcaaaaaaaattttggtGTTAACATCTCATTCAATCTTGAAACATGCAAGTACATATATGAGGAACTATTACTCCTTTGAGTTGTAAACAACTAAACATATAATAACTAAAATGTGGTTTGTATTGTACTTTACCTAAAAAAAGAATAGGGATATTgtattttatccaaaaaaaacaattttatccaaaaataaaagaagaatgGGGATATTGTATACATATTCTAAAAGTGTAATGTAAAAGGTTTAGATATTTCACACAATTTTCCATGTCACATTTATGCTCTCCTATTTTGTCTTATTTATCCATCATGTTAttcatcacattttttttattctttctccttttccttttttctttacACCACTTTAAACCCTATCATAGAATGTGACagataatattatattttgttgttagggaaagaaataaaaaataagacaaGTCAGTCTTTCTTTACTCCTCCCATCTACTCACATACGGCAAAACACAataggtagaaatatataatataagatCAAATCTTACACGAATatagtgtttaattatttggcataatttttgtcaaaaaaaattatttggcaTAATTAATCTAAAACATAAAGATacaataaaagaaacaaaaatgctAATATGTGTCCTACATATATTGAAGAattaaatatagaaatattgtTTGAAATGTGTGTAAAAACTAAAAGCTTCTtaaagtaagtatttttttatactatttaatGCAAAATTTCtatgttttgatattttagcaTGTGTCCTGGACTAAAACCTGGACTAAAACGTGAAAAttaatgaattggtccaagtgatAAGGATTTTGATCTCCTTAAACATATGATTAGGGGTTCGATTCAtggctcatgcgtatggagaaaatttgatTGGGAGGGGAGAACCACCTTGTGTGTTCATTGTTCAACAGATTCTCCGACGGAGATTAGTTATTcctaaaaaattgggaaaaatatAGGGAAAAATGTAAACCCCTTTactacaaaaaaagaagaaaaaagtcgACGATCCAAATTGTtcatacataaaaatatttattgggGAGTCCGAAGAGCATGAAAATAATAAGACTCATAATGAAAGCTTTTAAACAATTGACGCAACATATCATTATCTAAAATCTTATAAATAAGTCATTTCATTTGTAGTAGAGATTTGAACTTTTATTTTGGTAAACCAAATGTATCATTTACGCGTAACCGTAgaaattaattttcttgatgTAATTGCGATCAACTTAATAtgttgacctctcccaacaatttttttttcattcgaACCGacccaacaaatattttttcatgcAGACCGGCCGAAGATTGAACATATAATCAAACctataatcaaataattaacGAGGCCAAATATCACCTACCATTTGTGTCATACTATAACTACTAACTAGCTAAGACACACATTGCAATAGGAaattaaaatcacaaaatttcAACACTAACTAGCTAGGATACATATACATTGCATGTATGCATTTATGTATTATGGAACTCTATGAAGGTAGTTAAGACAATAGGTCATGATGATACTTTTTGAACCCATTCATTACTACTACTAGAACTAGAATGAGATGAGATCTCTTGTTATGGACTATTGTTGAACAAGTTGGTTAAGAAAAATCCAAGGGAATGAGTGTGATGTATAAGGTGATATTATTGTAgttaatatatttgaaaatgaacTGTGTTTATATGACAAGTACCCCCATAGGCAAAATTCCAACAGCCTACAAACAAATTTCACACCTCAAAAGCTTGAAAACAAACAGAACCCACATGCCtcatattcaaatttaaaattaatattcaatatttGTCACATAATGTGTGTCTCTGTTTGTCATTTTTAGTTATTCCAAGTATGCTCTTCACAATTATACAATTAATTAGCTCTTAATTCTGACGCACTGTGAATTGAATCAGTATGAATAGCTTTTCTTGTTGGATTATCTTACCATTGTGTTTAGGATAATTTGTAGTTTTTTGCTTAGAATCTGCTCAAATAACCGACAACAATTCCATTACAGTTACGGGGTCAAGAGAAAGAATTGATAGaaatgaagaaacaaaaaagCTTAATCTTATTAATGAGCCAAAGTGTTAGAGAGTCTTACAttggataaaaaattatctgaatatatatttata encodes:
- the LOC123923810 gene encoding ethylene-responsive transcription factor ERF096-like; protein product: MENKDTSKLPNQTHQTHNNKNMSLISHEIDKSNENKKTSTLKKIPKISNKGQKKYLGVRQRPSGRWIAEIKDSSQKLRLWLGTFDRAEDAAMSYDSAARILRGRNAKTNFPNTHEQDFSILGKNPRAFQLLKHAMMKNHAVSSSSSVYSSFMMPWKNDQLDDAIVEETIVCSVADEGEGSAIGCSGISFGSSKVYSSVVVAPSFN